TTGTTTTTACTTAAGTAGTACTCTAGGCAACGTTGTTAACATCTTTCTAAAGTGTTGAGAATCAAAACTGTTCAGATTTTAGGGTACCTAATTGTGGCTGTTTGAGCTTTTAAAGTTAACGCTGAAAAGGTTCATTTTTATTCCTGGACAAAACTGCTTGACTCATTTTGCATTGGAGCTCACCTTGAGTGGGAAGATTTCATGACTTTCCTTTATATTGTCAAGCACTGCATACAGCTAGGTGTTTATAAGcagtatatgtttaatttttaatttattattatttctttaatagttataAAATGTAAGGTTTTGATATTTTTCCCTCACGTATTGCAAATCAGTTTGATGTCATTAAACCTTGATTTAGAAAATTCAAGTTCAGTCTCCTTTTTTCAGATGTTACTTTATACATTTTCATTCCCTGGAGAGGGAACCCCTTCAGTGCCTTTCCCTGTTCCCGCTCTGGCACCTCCTGCACTTTGTGGCCTGCTCACACTGCCAGTGAACATTTGCATGTGTACACCTCCTGCCTGCTGTTGAGGGCTCTGTGTAGGCAGGAATAtcttgtatttactttttaacctCCCACTTAACTGATCTTGAAcagtcctgatttttttttttaataaattagtcCTTGTGAGTGTTTAGTTACTAGACAGATTAGTCGGGTAAAGCATTCAAAAAAACTCTGCAGCAGTTACAATtgtttcttaattgaagtacagttgatttacaatgttgtgttagtttctgatatacagcatagtgattcagttatacatacataaattctttttcattgtaggttattacaagctattgaatataattccctgtactatacagtaggaccttgtttatctgtgtGATATATAGTgtttggtatctgcaaatcccaaattcctaatttatccctcccctcttcccctttggtaactaagtttgttttctctgtctctgagtcctTTCTGATTcataaataggttcatttgtgtcagttttgTTAGATTctccatataagtgatatatttgtctttctctgtctcacttcagTTAGTATGGTCATCTAGGtccatcgatgttgctgcaaatggcattatttcattcttttttatggctgagtagtgtaaatatttgtgtaaatatgtaacaacttttttatccagtcatctgtcaatgaacatttaggttgtttccatgtcttggctattgtaaatagtgctgctaagaacattggggtgcatgtatctttaattagagttttctctggatatatgttcaggagtgggattgctggatcacatagtaactgtatttttagttttttaagtactccccatactgttttctatagtggctgcaccaaattacattcccaccaacagtgtaggcgGGTCCCCTTTactccacaccctgtccagcagttatcgtttgtggattttttaatgatgaccattctgactggtgtgaggtgctgtgcctcactgtggttttgatttcacAGCAGTTAAATTTTAATCTTGCTTCTTTGAATTGTGAAATATACTCTTCTGTAGATGCTTCCATGTGTCCAGTATATTTAGGTGCTTTTTTGTTAAGTTAAATTGATGGCAGTATATTTGTTCAGAATATCTTAAGATAATGAAGTAATAGTTTGTTAAGATTCATAAAAAGCTCATCCCCTGTGAATATTCTTGTAGAGGTATCCTGTCTTGGTGGCAGAAAGGAAATGGTTTAATCCAGTTTTCTGAAGCTCTGTTTTGCGCTTTCACTGCTTAAAGATGACTTAATTAGACAGTGGGCCCAGGCAGATCTTCCCTCACAAGTATATATAAATTCTGTTAAAAATCTCACTTTATTCTTCCAGTTGAGCTTCCCAGAATAGTGAACTTGACTGTGGGGATAACGGGTGGGAAATGCTGAGATGTGTTGGAAGTAAAATTGCTTGCATTAAAATGGTATTATAATTGGAGGCTTTGAAGCTCCTTGATACTACCTTCCAGAATAAACCCTCCCATTCGCCACTGCAGCATGCCTGATCTCGCACACGCTccttctctgtcttgtctctctctgtctcactgtgTCTGCCACGCACACTGCTTTCTTGTCTGTCTGTAGGACTTCTTGAGTGTAAAAGTTTTGCAGAGAAGAAACCCCATTACTACTTTCAACTTTACTCTTTCCCTTTCTTACATATAAGGAGCTTGAAGGAGCTGGCTAGatttttatatacacattttaagGAAGAGTATCCCATGGAAACCAGTGTTTTCAAGAATTCAAGGGAACCCTTAAACAGTGCCCCCAAATTATTTTAcgtatttttgtcctttttttttccttaagtaccAACAGTCAAAATGAATTACAAACTATttcttatataatttaatattttcttcttttaactttaaaaaaaaagaactgtttccAGAAAGACAGTTACTTTATACTTTGTGAGAAAATTTCCCaggcatttaaattgttttatttgtcATAGGAAGGAAAATCCCCTCGGCAGTGTCTGAAGGAAGGAAACTGCAAAGCTTTGAAATACTCATTTTTTGAATGTAAAAGATCAATGGTAAGTGGCCAAAGGTTTTTAAAAGCTTATGCTAAAAATTAGTTCTGTGGAGTTAAATATGTGAGTGACTTAGTAATTATAAAAAGGTTGCAGTCATATCACTTGGAAAAAaggatgtatttcttttttgttacccAGTGAATTAATGTTAGCTAACATTCATGAAAACCCACAGCTGATTGTTCTATTGTTCTGCTGTTAACCATAGCTGCTGAATTTCATGAATTTCTGAAAGAGGAAGAGAGTAGTCTTGGCAAGTATAAAAGGGGGAAAGTTGATGTTGGTCACTGTGTATTCAGGTCACTTGGCAAATACACACAGACCCACAACGTGGGAGTTTAAGGTGTATGCACTGTGCTTTGGCATGCTGACGTGACTAGGGGAAAGTGTTAGTGTCTGTGTGTAAAGTTTTAGAATGATGGATTGTGGAAAGACAGCCTAAGACGACATTAGAAATCTCAGATGGTTTCTCCTCTAATCTTTGATTTCAAAGATCTACAAAGATCTTTGGAATAGAAACTGAAAGCCTTCTctttgtgaaaaaaatatgaaatcagaaaaatgaaCATCCCTTTAAAAACAGCAGTAACTTGAACTTGAACCTGCTTTTGTGGAGAAACAGCACTCAGATCCCTTCCCTTTTGTTGATAGGAGAAGCAGAGAGTACAGGATACCGGGGAGGCCAAACAAGAACTTGAGCATGTTTGCTAACTGGTCCGATCCCGGGAGATGTAAAGTTAGGTGAAATTCAGCCATGCTCTTCTCTCAAGTGACACAGTTCTCTGCCagatttttctgtcatttcaCCTAAGAAGAGAGGATTTTCTGGCCTTCTTTCATATAGTTTTGTTACCTGTGTAAAATGCAAGTCTTTAGAtctttcaggaatttcaaatcatgtTTAAATCATTGAGAAGTCAGAAAGAACAGTTGGTGTAGGAGGTATGAGTTGTCCTTTTTAGTCGTAATGACTGAATTTGTAATAACCTCCTTCTGATTCCCTGCCTAAAGCTCGGTCTTTGATctcaaagaactttaaaaaatcagaacatgTAAAAATTTTCAGTTTATCAGCCTTCTGCAGAAATTTGTAACAGTcttgaataaaaagtaaaagtgcTTCTGACCATTTCTAAATATCAGCACAAAGCAGAGCTACACTCATACTTTGACACCAGGAAGAGCAGCCTAAGGAACTTTTTAGCAGACTTAGAGATTCTTACAGCCTTTCTCCAAGACCAATTCACTGTTAGTGCTCCAAGATAGTGGAGTCCTGTCACACTTAACTAATGCAACTTTAATTGTGCACTCTTGGCAAAAACTCGAAATGTAACAGTTTCAATTTTGCTGGTAATTTTGCTTAATATTTCAAACAGTGAGTGAATAATCCAGAGTGAAGGCGAGGTGAGTTTGAATCGGCTGATCTCTCGTAGTGCAGGCATCTCATCATCCTGCTTATGATTCCCAAGTTTAAAGACAAATAACTAATTTGTTGAAAATGGGGCCCTTAGCTACTGTATCTAGTGCTGAGATGAAGAAATAGCCATCTGTCCCTCACTGGCTCTGTTGTTTTCATTAGTAAGTTTTAGCTTTAAAATAACTCCTTCGTATGGAACTTCTAGGGAGTGACGCTGACTTTGCAGTTTTGGACCCTCCATCCCACCACACCACCCTTAAGAAGTGGCTGCACTGTGAGGCTTCGGTCAAAGGACATGCAGTTGACCTATGGGTGGTAATTTAATCCCAAAATGGCTGTATGTTACCGAACATTTTTCAgggctctttcctcttctctcagtTGCTATTTAAAGGTTTTAAATACACTTGACTGTTAACCCAAACAGAACTTAATTAGAAAGTCAAGTTTGTTAGAACAGCATATATTGAGTGTACttcagagagaaagataaatgtaaTTTGGATTCTACTTGAGAAAATCCTTATGGTGACCTTATATAagacttttgtttttaacaccATCTTCGTTGTTATTAGTGTTTTTCCTTGGTAATGGTGACAATTGCCTTTTTGATTGTGCTGGAAACTGGTTTACTTCTCTCATGTAGTGAACCAGTTTACCAAACCTTACCAAAGctatgtttaattttgttgtcCAAAACATGATTtagttgtatatttattttcagttggatgCCAGATCAAGATTCAGGGGAAGAAAAGGATATTGATGCGACTATGTTGAAACCAAGATGAAAACAACAAAGGATTTTCTCTGGTCTTTAACACAGAGAAGCCAAAATTGGAAACATACTTTTTGCTACATCTGTTCACTTGGACCAGTTTTTCCCTACATGGACACTGAAGAAAATGGATAAGTTCTGGTTTGAATATGTTATAAAGTAAATGATTCTCTTGCTCTAagttatttttagaggaaaactTAATTGAATAGTTATGGGTTGGAAACACAATAGATGTGTTTTAAGAATTGTTCTGAAGCACAAAGAATGGAAAGATTGTTATTTTCAAACTTGACTCCTCAACCAAATGACACAGTTGGTACATCCTTTGTGAAGACTGTGAAGGCCACTGATGTGCCATGGAGGCTGGTGAGAAAATGTCCATTGGGAAAGTTTAGGATAAAACTTTGATTCTTTTATTCAGTCTGTACTGTTTAGTTCTAAAATAAATTGTGCTTGATTCCTTGGAGAAGAAATGTTTGATTTGcactggaagggagggagggagaaagaaagtatAAATATTGTATCTTTTCCAAACATAAAGACAAAATCTTAAAAGCCATTGGGGAGCCTTGAAATACAGAGGGAAAACTGCGGGCTGTGTCTGCAGGGTGGCTTGGTCCTCATGGAGCACGTTGTCCGCGGACAGGTGCAGCGGGAGAGGTGTGCTGGACCCACTCTGGACAGTTCGGAAAAGCGGGTAAAGAGCTAACACTGGAATGGTTTCCCTTCTCATGGATGTGTTATTATTATATGCCCCATTTAAGTGGGATGAAATTTCTGCCAAagtaaacatacaaacaaaaacacatgatTTGACTTTAAGCAAGAGTGTCTGCTGGGCCTGATTTTTATCATTCCTCCTCATTACTCAGTGCAATGAATTCATCTCAGAGTGGGAGCCACGCCTCCAAATTAATGGATTTCCTTGTGCCACATCTTAAGTTACAATGAAAAGTGATCTGTGTGAAGGACGCCATTGAAATGAAGTGGTTTTAAGACTTGAATTAACTTTATGGATAGTGATAACCCTTACAATCAAGGGGGAAGAGGCAGAGTGTTTTACGGTCAGTCAGGCTTCTGCTTCCAGGGGCTGACTACAGCCTAAAAATCTGACAAGTGTTTGTTCCACTCTGTGGCATTATGGCAAGGCAAAAAGAGGCCAGAATTATGCATTCACGAATGTTTCCACCTCTGATCATTGTGATTgagcaaaagaatgaattatttGCAACCCTTGATCCTAAGAGTCAGTCAGCACCTGTCAAGTCCAGAGAAGTCTGTTGAGGAAATCAGACTCCTAATTCAGACCTTTTGGGAAATTTCATAAGCATAGGTAGCAACCTAGAAAGGTACACAGGACTCTGAGTGCATGTatgtaaaaatggaattttttttcttttttttgaggaatctggaAGCCAGCATACTCCCAAGTTGAGGACATAAAGGTGAGTCTGGGGAAACTAAGGTAGCTAGAGAGAGgctagagctcagtggtagggtgcatggctagcatgcaggaggtcctgggttctattccaggcagagagaggcacctgttctttcttctctctctcttccttctctcctggaaggaagggaggaaggactcTGACACCTGCCCAGGCTGGTAAATAGGTTTTTTTGAGTAGCTCCTGTGTGACTTGATTTAAGGGCCAGCTCATTTTGTGGAGAAATCACAATAAAAGAAGGCATGTGTGAGACAGTTCTTGAAGGAGGAATAAGAAGATTGAGGGGTGGTTATCCAGATCAGAGGGAACATGGACACAGTCAGGGATGTAAATTCTGGGATGGTTAAATCCTGGGATGGGTATGGATTTAAATTCTGGAATGGGTTGAAGAGAGATGATCTTAGTGGCTGATGGGAtgtggaggggaaggaaggtgACCCCAGGGTGGAAGGTGAGGCCATTTATCAGTAGAGGAGAGCTGGGTCAGcttggaggtgggaaggagcaTGCTTGGTATTGACATGCTGTGTTTGGGACACCCACAGGACACTCAGGCAGAATGCCTAGGATGTGGTTGGATATTTAGATTGATTTGGATGTAGAGTCTAGAATGGACCTGGAAATCTGGGAGTCATCAGCAAATATGAAGAGTTAAGTGTGATAGAAGTTATGGACAGCAAACCTGGGGAGCACGGTGTTAGTGGTGGGTGGGGTCAACAACCCTGTCAGAGTGAAGGGATGGTCAGAGACAGTGAGAGACCAGGAGAATGAGGCCACAGAAGCCAAGGGAGGGATGAGCTGCAGGGAAGAGGACACGATAAAGTGCTGTATTCTCCATCCGTCTAGCATAAGTAGAAACACAAGCACATTTCCTATCCTCTCCAACCTGTCCCAGCATTTTGGTCTGTTAAATGGTACAACAGACTGATAGCACCATGAAGATTTATGATTGCAGACCTGCCTGGACTGGTTGAAAAGGCTCCCTGGGAGGATCTGAGGATATTTTATTCCCACACTCTGTCAGAACTTGGGTAGTGAcagctgtaataaaaaagaaaacaaagttgaactatacttcatgaaaaaaaatcagagttgaaaaataaataaattgctcaAACTGTATATGTCCTTCgccctgaagtgggtctcttgttcTTCTTTTATTACCCAGTCTGCCACTCTCTCTTGATTgtagcatttagtccattgacatttatggcaGTTATTGACAGGTATGTATGTTTAAatgtattgccattttaaaccttgtctAGATTGAAAGCgaggggatgggaaaagataacttcatgcaaatggaaatgacaagaaagcagaggtAGCAATATTCATATCattcaaaatagactttaaaacaaaggccagaAAGCTAAAGAAGGGAATGACATGGTAGAAGGATCAGCATAAGAGGAGGAGCCCTTGCTCATCAACATACATGCACCCAGTATAGGGGCATCTAGATCCATAAAACAGGTACTGACAGGcataaaggaagaaactgatgAGAATACAGTAAGAGTAGACTTTAACATGCCACTAACATCAATAGGAAgattttccagattaaaaaatCAGCACGacaacagagatcctaaatgacacaatagaacagctAAAATTCAATTGCTATTTTTCAGCACATTACACCCCAGACCCCCCAGAATATACATTCTCCTCAGGTGCATATAGATCATTCTCAAGGAcagacacaaaacaagcctcaacaaatttaagatgaTAGACattatttcaaacatcttttctgaccacagcggcatgaaactagaagtcaaccaagaaagagaaaagagaaaaaaactactGCATAGACTGAACATCATGCCACTAAATAGCTGATGGATCAACGATGAcatcaaagaggaaatgaaaaaatgcCTTGACACAAATGACAGTGAaaatacaaccacacaaaacCCATGGTATGCAGCAAAGGCAGTCCTAGGAGGAAAGTTCAGAGCAATACAgggcttcctcaaaaaacaaacatcccaaacaacctaacctaccacctaaaagaattacaaaaagaagagTAAACAAAACCTAAGGTCAgcataaggaaagaaagaagagattagagaggaaataaatagagatttaaaTAATAGTGGAAAGTCAAAACTAAGAGtggttttttaaaagagtaaacaaaatcaacctctggccaggctcattaagaagagaaagagggagagaggacccaaagacacaaaataaatgaaagtggagaaataacaactgataccacagatatttttttaaaaagccaaaagagaatactgtgaacagtTACATGCCAACAGATTGGAcagcctggaagaaatgggcaagtttctagaaacatgcaGTTaatcaaaactgaatcaagaagaaacataatctgaacagatcaatcacaagtgaaataaaatctatagctaagaaacaaaacaaaacagaacaaaaaactccctgcaaacaaaagtccaggactggatggttTCACTGGGGGAGTTCTACCAACAAACAAAGAATGACTTACACTGATCTTTCTCACTCTtccaaaaaaactgaagaggagagaacactccCAAAGACACTTTCTGAAGGCACCATCTCCCTGATAGCAGAAccagacaccaccaaaaaagaaaattacaagccaacaTCTCtgatacagatgcaaaaattctcaacaaaatactagtaaaccgactccaacaacacataaaaaagatcatacaccacgatcaaATTTGATttatcccagggtcacaaggatggttcaacatacaaaaatcaatcaacatcatataccacatcaacaaaaaagacaaaaaccacacaatcatctcaatagatgcagaaaaagcatttgataaaatgcaacaTCAATTCATGATGAAAGCTCTTACCGAAGTGGGAGTAGAGGGAACATAACAtaatatgaaaaacccacagccaacCTAACAGAAGCTGAAacccttcctgctaaaatctggaagaaCACAAGGATGCTCAcactcaccatttctattcaaagtattggaagtcctagccacagcagtcagaaaagaaagaaaaacaaaagggatccaaattggaaggaaagaggtaaaactgtcattatatgcaggTGATATgctattatatatagaaaactctgaagatgccacacaaaaactactagaagatAAATTCAGCAAGGtggcaggatataagattaatttacagaaatctgttgcatttttttacactagcaatgaaatatcagaaaaagttaaaaaaaaaaaaaaaaaaacctttaaaaataacatcaaaagaaaaatacccaggaataaaactaaccaaggaggtgaactatgaggtatcacctcacaccagacagaatggc
The sequence above is a segment of the Camelus dromedarius isolate mCamDro1 chromosome 33, mCamDro1.pat, whole genome shotgun sequence genome. Coding sequences within it:
- the LOC105099795 gene encoding cytochrome c oxidase assembly factor 5 isoform X1 — protein: MPRYYEDKPEGGACAGVKEDLGACLLQSDCVLQEGKSPRQCLKEGNCKALKYSFFECKRSMGVTLTLQFWTLHPTTPPLRSGCTVRLRSKDMQLTYGCWMPDQDSGEEKDIDATMLKPR
- the LOC105099795 gene encoding cytochrome c oxidase assembly factor 5 isoform X2; its protein translation is MPRYYEDKPEGGACAGVKEDLGACLLQSDCVLQEGKSPRQCLKEGNCKALKYSFFECKRSMLDARSRFRGRKGY